In Papaver somniferum cultivar HN1 chromosome 1, ASM357369v1, whole genome shotgun sequence, a genomic segment contains:
- the LOC113290585 gene encoding uncharacterized protein LOC113290585 isoform X2: MAQLVKPFIRTQNPLISSSCSSSILRFLTTFFPDKSPYSSSIHNNHHQQRRRQLTSFITLPLCNRKSEFKSHALKLPDSTLLEGDEIDSSSASDKSRNEKKREARKAVKWGMELATFSEAQIKRIVRIASLEVEVYEAIMLVKRLGADVREGKRRQHNYIGRLLRNVDAELMNALILATKDGDMDMLEALSGLATKTVAEDEPTLEDSESEEEEEESDPYSDLATRWCEGLMSKDSDITNEVYSIHSVEFDRQFISAKYMIFLNSKVYLANMNLPITSIPRISP, encoded by the exons ATGGCTCAGTTGGTAAAACCATTCATAAGAACACAAAACCCATTAATATCTTCATCCTGTTCCTCATCAATCCTTCGTTTTCTCACAACTTTCTTCCCAGATAAATCCCCCTATTCGTCGTCAATCcacaacaaccaccaccaacaacgACGGCGGCAACTTACTAGCTTCATTACACTTCCTCTCTGTAACAGAAAATCTGAATTTAAATCACATGCTTTGAAATTACCTGATTCAACATTACTAGAAGGAgatgaaattgattcttcttctgcttctgatAAGAGTAGAaatgagaagaaaagagaagctCGTAAAGCTGTTAAATGGGGAATGGAACTTGCTACTTTCTCTGAGGCTCAGATTAAACGAATTGTTAG AATCGCGTCACTAGAGGTAGAAGTTTACGAAGCTATCATGTTGGTCAAGAGATTGGGTGCAGATGTTCGAGAAGGCAAACGAAGACAACACAATTATATTG GGAGATTACTGCGGAATGTGgatgctgaattgatgaatgctttaATTCTGGCTACAAAAGATGGTGATATGGATATGCTGGAAGCTTTATCTGGCCTAGCAACTAAAACTGTCGCAGAGGATGAGCCAACATTGGAAGATTCTGAAtctgaggaagaagaggag GAGTCAGATCCGTACTCTGATCTAGCAACAAGATGGTGTGAAGGGCTGATGAGTAAGGACTCCGACATTACAAACGAAGTTTATTCCATTCACAGCGTTGAATTTGATCGTCAG TTCATCTCTGCGAAGTACATGATATTTCTGAACTCTAAAGTGTACCTTGCAAACATGAATCTACCCATCACTTCTATACCTAGAATTTCTCCTTAG
- the LOC113290585 gene encoding uncharacterized protein LOC113290585 isoform X1: protein MAQLVKPFIRTQNPLISSSCSSSILRFLTTFFPDKSPYSSSIHNNHHQQRRRQLTSFITLPLCNRKSEFKSHALKLPDSTLLEGDEIDSSSASDKSRNEKKREARKAVKWGMELATFSEAQIKRIVRIASLEVEVYEAIMLVKRLGADVREGKRRQHNYIGRLLRNVDAELMNALILATKDGDMDMLEALSGLATKTVAEDEPTLEDSESEEEEEESDPYSDLATRWCEGLMSKDSDITNEVYSIHSVEFDRQELRKLVRKVHSIEERQLNSENEGTSDKALIGARKPLFDFLHSLAKQMPSDLSY, encoded by the exons ATGGCTCAGTTGGTAAAACCATTCATAAGAACACAAAACCCATTAATATCTTCATCCTGTTCCTCATCAATCCTTCGTTTTCTCACAACTTTCTTCCCAGATAAATCCCCCTATTCGTCGTCAATCcacaacaaccaccaccaacaacgACGGCGGCAACTTACTAGCTTCATTACACTTCCTCTCTGTAACAGAAAATCTGAATTTAAATCACATGCTTTGAAATTACCTGATTCAACATTACTAGAAGGAgatgaaattgattcttcttctgcttctgatAAGAGTAGAaatgagaagaaaagagaagctCGTAAAGCTGTTAAATGGGGAATGGAACTTGCTACTTTCTCTGAGGCTCAGATTAAACGAATTGTTAG AATCGCGTCACTAGAGGTAGAAGTTTACGAAGCTATCATGTTGGTCAAGAGATTGGGTGCAGATGTTCGAGAAGGCAAACGAAGACAACACAATTATATTG GGAGATTACTGCGGAATGTGgatgctgaattgatgaatgctttaATTCTGGCTACAAAAGATGGTGATATGGATATGCTGGAAGCTTTATCTGGCCTAGCAACTAAAACTGTCGCAGAGGATGAGCCAACATTGGAAGATTCTGAAtctgaggaagaagaggag GAGTCAGATCCGTACTCTGATCTAGCAACAAGATGGTGTGAAGGGCTGATGAGTAAGGACTCCGACATTACAAACGAAGTTTATTCCATTCACAGCGTTGAATTTGATCGTCAG GAATTACGAAAACTTGTTCGAAAAGTACATTCTATTGAAGAACGCCAGCTCAATAGTGAGAATGAAGGCACTTCTGATAAGGCGTTGATTGGGGCAAGGAAACCACTCTTTGATTTCCTTCATTCTCTTGCGAAGCAAATGCCATCTGATTTAAgttactga
- the LOC113290599 gene encoding thaumatin-like protein 1b, producing the protein MARGNVLVALISFLLILNVSGVLSVTFTMINKCSQTVWPGILSSAGISPLDTTGFALQKDESRIVTVPTSWSGRLWGRTHCSQDSTGKFSCISGDCGSGKVECSGGGATPPATLAEFTLNGANGLDFYDVSLVDGYNLPMLVVPEGGTGGNCSTTGCVANLNDLCPNDLKVTSEDGSHVACKSACEAFGDPQYCCSGAYGNPNTCKPSSYSEFFKNACPRAYSYAYDDGTSTFTCASASYVITFCPPLSTSKKATKYPEAAELPLYNSTMTYLGGGESLEDGGVSSSSAMRVSFVQLLGGAVSLFILLSSSAIWRSI; encoded by the exons ATGGCTCGAGGGAACGTCTTAGTTGCCTTAATTTCCTTTCTGTTGATCCTTAATGTTTCAG GGGTATTGTCGGTTACGTTTACTATGATAAACAAGTGTAGTCAAACAGTATGGCCAGGAATTCTATCAAGTGCAGGAATATCACCACTTGACACAACAGGATTTGCATTACAGAAAGATGAATCTAGAATTGTTACCGTTCCAACGTCATGGTCAGGTCGGTTATGGGGTAGAACTCATTGCAGTCAAGACTCAACAGGGAAATTCTCTTGCATATCAGGTGATTGTGGTTCAGGAAAAGTAGAATGTTCTGGAGGCGGTGCAACACCACCGGCTACACTAGCTGAATTCACATTAAACGGTGCAAACGGACTTGATTTCTACGACGTTAGTTTGGTGGACGGTTATAATCTGCCCATGTTGGTGGTTCCAGAAGGTGGAACAGGTGGGAATTGTAGTACAACTGGTTGTGTAGCCAATTTGAATGATCTTTGCCCTAATGACTTGAAAGTAACGAGCGAAGATGGTAGCCATGTTGCTTGCAAAAGCGCGTGTGAAGCCTTCGGTGATCCTCAGTATTGTTGTAGTGGCGCATATGGAAATCCTAATACCTGCAAACCATCTTCTTACTCTGAATTCTTCAAGAATGCTTGTCCTCGTGCTTATAGTTACGCTTACGATGATGGAACCAGCACTTTCACCTGTGCTTCTGCGAGTTATGTTATCACCTTTTGCCCTCCATTATCCACCAG TAAAAAGGCCACGAAATATCCAGAGGCAGCAGAGTTGCCATTGTACAACTCAACAATGACATACTTAGGCGGTGGTGAAAGTTTAGAGGATGGCGGTGTATCATCATCCTCAGCCATGCGCGTCTCGTTCGTGCAACTCCTTGGCGGTGCCGTCTCTcttttcattttattatcatcATCCGCAATTTGGAGGTCAATTTAA